The proteins below come from a single Burkholderia humptydooensis genomic window:
- a CDS encoding lysozyme: MARVSAAVIAAALAISVPLTLTYEGTRTTVYLDPVGIPTACTGHTGADVRVGRVYSPAQCTQLLNADSAEAMGAVLDLTTGPINANELAAYTDFVFNVGRGNFARSTLRKKFNAGDHRGACEELKKWVYAKGVKLRGLVLRRQAEYEVCTQ, from the coding sequence ATGGCACGCGTTAGCGCTGCCGTGATCGCGGCAGCGCTTGCAATTAGCGTCCCGCTCACACTCACCTACGAGGGCACTCGCACCACCGTCTACCTCGACCCGGTTGGCATCCCCACGGCGTGTACCGGTCACACCGGAGCTGACGTGCGGGTAGGGCGGGTGTACTCGCCAGCCCAATGCACCCAACTCCTGAACGCGGATTCCGCCGAGGCGATGGGTGCTGTGCTGGACCTGACCACAGGCCCGATCAACGCGAACGAGCTGGCCGCGTACACCGACTTCGTGTTCAACGTCGGGCGCGGCAATTTCGCCAGATCGACCCTCCGCAAGAAGTTCAACGCGGGCGACCATCGCGGTGCCTGCGAGGAGCTGAAGAAGTGGGTCTACGCCAAAGGCGTGAAGCTGCGCGGACTGGTGCTGCGCCGTCAGGCCGAATACGAGGTGTGCACTCAATGA
- a CDS encoding XkdW family protein yields the protein MITNEQLTFCVQQLYPGTANGQDYWIGHAVDANGNQRAPAAIFRWGRTDLRPPAPSEIGPLWAQYERAFNSMKADRAARNRREALLKAADAAVGRAADAGMDPTPFRKYRQALRDITAQSGYPMSIDWPEEPTI from the coding sequence ATGATTACCAACGAACAACTCACATTCTGCGTGCAGCAGCTCTATCCGGGCACGGCGAACGGCCAAGATTACTGGATCGGTCATGCAGTCGATGCAAATGGGAATCAGCGTGCTCCCGCAGCGATCTTCAGATGGGGACGAACTGACCTGCGTCCCCCGGCCCCCTCTGAAATTGGACCGCTGTGGGCTCAGTACGAACGAGCTTTCAATTCTATGAAGGCCGATCGAGCAGCGCGCAATAGACGCGAGGCTTTGCTCAAAGCAGCGGACGCCGCCGTGGGGCGGGCAGCGGATGCCGGAATGGACCCAACACCATTCCGGAAGTACCGCCAAGCATTGCGAGATATCACCGCGCAGTCTGGCTATCCGATGAGCATCGACTGGCCGGAGGAACCAACTATCTAA
- the terL gene encoding phage terminase large subunit, translated as MIELGFSLSEVQADIAEFLEYGPHYLMVQAQRGQAKTTICALFAVWCLIHDPKFRVLIISAGGTQANEISTLIVRVIMTMDILGCLRPDRNAGDRTSVEAFDVHHTLKGLDKSPSVACVGVTGNLQGKRADLLIADDIESAKNSLTEHQRQALLQLTRDFPSICSTGRIVYLGTPQSINSIYNTLPGRGYTVRIWPGRYPTATQMEHYGDMLAPFIMRRILADPSLQTGGGMLGDQGQPVDPELPAGVESFLAKKEHDQGPAYFQLQHMLNTKLADSERFPLRLAKIMTMRFAELFPLGITPGLLAHETIKYQVNGTTYTMGIPSSVERDRAPLQGIVMYVDPAGGGKNGDETGYAVVGFLNGTLFVAEVGGIKGGFDPEGFKFLAGIARKWKVNRILVEKNFGNGAYLHSWLPILRAEYPQTVGDGCAIEETWESGQKELRIIDVLEPIIARGSLVFNDDIPRDEEKSLQRYPVEKRPSYSLLHQIAHITRDKNALQHDDRLDALAGACRYWVEQMGVNQERAIERLREQEFNDWIKNPLSRVDYRTNPTGRRSGGSAFNKYRR; from the coding sequence ATGATTGAACTCGGCTTCTCGCTCTCGGAGGTGCAGGCTGACATCGCTGAGTTCCTTGAGTACGGCCCGCACTACCTCATGGTGCAGGCTCAACGCGGTCAAGCGAAGACCACCATCTGCGCACTGTTCGCAGTCTGGTGCCTCATCCACGACCCGAAGTTCCGCGTGCTGATTATCTCGGCTGGCGGCACTCAGGCGAACGAAATCTCAACCCTCATCGTCCGCGTCATCATGACGATGGACATCCTTGGATGTCTCCGCCCCGACCGCAACGCGGGCGACCGAACCTCGGTCGAGGCATTCGACGTGCATCACACCCTCAAGGGTCTGGACAAGTCGCCATCGGTGGCGTGCGTCGGCGTCACCGGCAACCTGCAAGGTAAGCGTGCCGACCTGCTTATCGCGGACGACATTGAGAGTGCGAAGAACTCCCTGACGGAGCACCAACGTCAGGCGTTGCTTCAACTGACACGGGACTTCCCATCCATCTGCTCGACGGGGCGAATCGTCTACCTCGGTACACCGCAGTCGATCAACTCCATCTACAACACGCTGCCGGGCCGGGGCTACACCGTCCGCATCTGGCCGGGGCGTTACCCGACTGCGACTCAGATGGAGCACTACGGCGACATGCTCGCGCCGTTCATCATGCGCCGCATCCTTGCGGACCCGTCACTCCAGACCGGAGGCGGGATGCTCGGCGACCAAGGCCAGCCCGTAGACCCGGAGCTGCCAGCAGGCGTCGAGAGCTTCCTCGCGAAGAAGGAGCATGACCAAGGCCCGGCGTACTTCCAGCTCCAGCACATGCTGAACACGAAGCTGGCGGACTCGGAGCGCTTCCCGCTGCGCCTCGCCAAGATCATGACGATGCGCTTCGCGGAGCTGTTTCCTCTCGGCATCACGCCGGGACTGCTTGCGCACGAGACGATCAAGTACCAAGTCAACGGCACGACGTACACGATGGGTATCCCGTCCAGCGTCGAGCGCGACCGTGCGCCACTGCAAGGCATCGTCATGTACGTGGACCCGGCAGGCGGTGGCAAGAACGGCGACGAGACGGGCTACGCCGTCGTCGGCTTCCTGAACGGCACGTTGTTCGTGGCGGAAGTCGGCGGCATCAAGGGCGGCTTCGACCCGGAGGGCTTCAAGTTCCTCGCGGGCATTGCCCGGAAGTGGAAGGTGAACCGAATCCTCGTCGAGAAGAACTTCGGCAACGGTGCGTACTTGCACTCATGGCTCCCGATCCTCCGCGCCGAATACCCGCAGACGGTGGGCGACGGCTGCGCCATTGAGGAGACGTGGGAATCCGGGCAGAAGGAGCTGCGGATCATCGACGTGCTCGAACCGATCATCGCGCGCGGCTCGCTCGTTTTCAACGATGACATCCCGCGTGACGAGGAGAAGTCCCTCCAGCGCTACCCGGTGGAGAAGCGTCCGAGCTACTCCCTGCTTCACCAGATCGCGCACATCACGCGCGACAAGAACGCTCTCCAGCACGACGACCGACTGGACGCCCTCGCGGGCGCTTGCCGGTATTGGGTCGAGCAGATGGGCGTCAATCAGGAACGCGCAATCGAGCGCCTGCGTGAGCAGGAGTTCAACGACTGGATCAAGAACCCACTGTCGCGCGTGGACTACCGAACCAATCCCACTGGACGCCGAAGCGGCGGCTCAGCTTTCAACAAATACCGGAGGTAA
- a CDS encoding site-specific integrase, protein MATVSKRDNGWMCQVRKKGFPARSKKFDTKTEALEWGRIVEAEMDRGLFVSTDEADRTTVADLLDRYTRDVSPTKRSGGSDKGRAEKLKKQLGAYKLTALTSSHLVGYRDARLKEVSPQTVIHELNLLNRALTLATREWGIVLPSGIPKVIKPRKPQGRDRRLHPDEIQAIIDATESPDLRDFIRLAVATGMRRGELASLRWENIDLDRRTAHLPLTKTDTPRTVPLSSVATAVLQARKDARYTVPFALTANALTRAFCRAVQRARGLYESTCRVLERPVDPQWLVGIRLHDLRHEATSRFFELGLQTVEVASITGHKTLAMLKRYTHLKAEDLAKKLG, encoded by the coding sequence ATGGCGACCGTAAGCAAGCGCGACAATGGATGGATGTGCCAAGTCCGAAAGAAGGGCTTCCCCGCACGCTCAAAGAAGTTCGACACGAAAACAGAAGCCCTCGAATGGGGCCGCATTGTCGAAGCCGAAATGGACCGCGGGCTGTTCGTCAGCACGGACGAAGCCGACCGCACCACCGTCGCCGACCTGCTCGACCGCTACACCCGAGACGTGTCTCCGACCAAGCGCAGCGGCGGCAGCGACAAGGGGCGTGCGGAGAAGCTCAAGAAGCAACTCGGCGCGTACAAGTTGACTGCCCTTACCTCATCCCATCTCGTCGGCTACCGGGACGCCCGGCTCAAGGAGGTGTCGCCACAGACAGTCATCCACGAACTGAACCTACTGAACCGGGCGCTCACGTTGGCGACCCGCGAATGGGGCATCGTCCTGCCTTCCGGAATCCCGAAGGTCATCAAGCCAAGGAAACCGCAAGGTCGAGATCGGCGGCTTCACCCGGACGAGATTCAGGCGATCATTGACGCGACGGAATCGCCTGACCTGCGGGACTTCATCAGGCTCGCCGTAGCAACCGGCATGCGTCGCGGCGAACTTGCGTCCCTCCGCTGGGAGAACATCGATCTGGACCGCCGCACCGCGCACCTGCCGCTGACGAAGACTGACACGCCTCGTACCGTGCCGCTGTCCAGCGTCGCCACAGCCGTTCTACAGGCTCGCAAGGACGCCAGATACACCGTCCCCTTCGCCCTCACTGCGAACGCCCTCACGCGGGCTTTCTGCCGTGCCGTGCAGCGAGCGCGGGGTCTGTACGAGTCCACATGCCGCGTGCTGGAGCGCCCCGTCGATCCTCAATGGCTCGTCGGCATCCGACTGCACGACCTGCGCCACGAAGCGACGAGCCGCTTCTTCGAGCTGGGATTGCAGACGGTCGAGGTCGCCAGCATCACCGGGCACAAGACGCTCGCAATGCTGAAACGGTACACGCACCTGAAAGCAGAAGACCTCGCGAAGAAACTAGGTTGA
- a CDS encoding tyrosine-type recombinase/integrase, translating to MGTLQERPNGHWTGKVRKAGYPAQSATFPTRKEAEKWIIDTEAAINAGRFQNLDGSALLRDVIDRYLRDVTPSKKGESSETWRLKAIQRDEIGSYSVGKLTPAVVANWRDRRLAGTDGRPVSGSTVNREMNLLHHVLETARKEWGLGAPVNPVSEVRRPKNSPARERRLTSDEKVALLAACRQTHSRSGRQSYLADVVELALETGMRQGEIIKLEIEQVRLDDRFVGLRAGGTKTEEARTVPLSTRAAEILKSVIGDRTTGRVWVGLTSDAVKRAFIRARDRAGIKDLTFHDSRHDATTRFVELGLTDTEVMSITGHKTQSMMRKYTHLRAKDLAKKLG from the coding sequence ATGGGTACGCTACAGGAACGCCCGAACGGGCATTGGACGGGCAAGGTTCGCAAAGCCGGATACCCCGCACAGTCCGCCACATTCCCGACTCGCAAAGAGGCCGAGAAGTGGATCATCGATACTGAGGCAGCAATCAACGCTGGACGCTTCCAAAATCTAGACGGCTCAGCCCTCCTCCGCGATGTTATTGATCGCTACCTTCGGGACGTTACGCCAAGCAAGAAGGGGGAATCCTCAGAGACGTGGCGGCTCAAGGCCATCCAGCGGGACGAGATCGGCTCGTACTCGGTCGGCAAGCTCACACCCGCCGTCGTGGCGAACTGGCGCGACCGCAGGCTGGCCGGTACTGACGGCAGGCCCGTGTCGGGGTCTACGGTCAACCGGGAGATGAACCTTCTGCATCACGTACTGGAGACAGCCCGTAAAGAGTGGGGACTTGGCGCTCCGGTCAATCCCGTATCTGAAGTCCGCCGTCCCAAGAACAGCCCAGCGCGGGAGCGCCGCCTCACCAGCGACGAGAAAGTCGCCTTGCTCGCTGCCTGTCGGCAGACGCACTCGCGTTCTGGTCGGCAGAGCTACCTCGCCGATGTTGTTGAGCTGGCTCTGGAGACAGGTATGAGACAGGGCGAAATCATCAAGCTGGAGATCGAACAAGTACGTCTAGATGATCGATTCGTCGGCCTGCGCGCTGGCGGCACAAAGACCGAGGAGGCCCGCACCGTCCCGCTAAGCACTCGCGCTGCGGAGATATTGAAGTCCGTGATAGGCGACCGCACAACGGGCCGCGTATGGGTTGGCCTGACGAGTGATGCCGTGAAGCGTGCGTTCATCCGTGCTCGCGACCGGGCTGGAATCAAAGACTTGACGTTCCATGACTCGCGGCACGACGCTACTACCCGTTTTGTGGAGCTGGGTCTGACCGACACCGAGGTGATGTCGATCACGGGCCACAAGACTCAATCCATGATGCGCAAGTACACGCACCTGCGTGCAAAGGACTTGGCGAAGAAGCTGGGATGA
- the lysC gene encoding Rz1-like lysis system protein LysC, protein MTGAALLFLTLCGTACTATVPLRPPATLLQPCAEPTPPTDHTLGGLVQSVHDYQTALDFCNAQLDALRAFFK, encoded by the coding sequence CTGACTGGAGCAGCACTGCTGTTCCTGACGCTGTGTGGGACAGCCTGTACGGCAACCGTCCCGCTGCGTCCACCGGCGACACTGCTTCAGCCGTGCGCTGAGCCTACGCCGCCGACCGACCATACCCTCGGTGGGCTCGTCCAGTCCGTCCATGACTACCAGACGGCGCTGGACTTCTGCAACGCGCAGCTCGATGCGCTGCGCGCCTTCTTCAAGTAG